One Lycium barbarum isolate Lr01 chromosome 5, ASM1917538v2, whole genome shotgun sequence genomic window carries:
- the LOC132641115 gene encoding high affinity nitrate transporter 2.5 isoform X1, whose protein sequence is MENMELESNDGTKSVHINFAMPVDSEHKATEFRVYSISAPHMRAFHLSWISFFSCFVSTFAAPPLLPIIRDNLDLTGTDIGNAGIAAVSGAVFARIAMGTACDLFGPRLASSALILLTAPAVFLTAIANSAISFVLVRFFTGFSLATFVSTQFWMSSMFSAKVVGTANGVAGGWGNFGGGATQLIMPLVFSLIHRIGATQFTAWRITFFIPALFQALSAYAVFFLGQDMPDGNYAKLHKSGEKHKDNMSDVLYHAVTNYRAWILTLTYGYCFGVELTVDNIIAQYFFDRFHVNLHTAGIIAASFGLANLFSRPGGGMLSDIMAKRFGMRGRLWTLWIVQTLGGLLCVLLGKVESLSGSIVVMLVFSVFCQAACGLTFGVVPFVSRRSLGIISGMTGGGGNFGAVLTQVIFFRGTRYSTETGITYMGIMIICCTLPILFIYFPQWGGMFYGPSSKGSTEEDYYMKEWSLNEKENGFHQASMKFAGNSTSERGKKVESAPTPIDGPPNIVV, encoded by the exons ATGGAAAACATGGAGTTGGAATCTAATGATGGAACAAAATCTGTACACATAAATTTTGCTATGCCAGTTGACTCTGAACATAAAGCCACTGAATTCAGAGTGTACTCTATTTCAGCTCCTCACATGAGAGCATTTCATCTTTCTTggatttccttcttttcttgtttcGTTTCCACATTTGCTGCTCCACCCCTCCTCCCTATAATACGCGACAATCTTGATCTTACAGGTACTGACATTGGAAATGCAGGGATTGCAGCAGTTTCGGGTGCAGTTTTCGCGAGAATCGCAATGGGAACAGCTTGTGACTTGTTTGGTCCAAGACTTGCTTCATCTGCACTTATTCTTTTAACTGCACCAGCTGTTTTCTTAACTGCAATCGCCAACTCAGCGATTTCATTCGTTTTAGTTCGTTTCTTCACGGGGTTTTCGTTAGCCACTTTTGTTTCAACTCAATTCTGGATGAGCTCGATGTTCTCTGCTAAGGTCGTTGGCACGGCTAATGGTGTTGCTGGAGGCTGGGGAAATTTTGGTGGTGGTGCTACACAGCTAATTATGCCTTTGGTTTTTTCGCTAATACATAGAATTGGTGCTACGCAGTTTACTGCTTGGAGAATTACGTTTTTTATACCTGCCCTGTTTCAGGCTTTATCAGCTTATGCTGTTTTCTTTTTAGGCCAAGATATGCCTGATGGGAATTACGCAAAACTACATAAATCTGGCGAAAAGCATAAAGATAATATGTCAGATGTTTTATATCATGCGGTTACGAATTATAGAGCGTGGATCTTGACAttgacttatggctattgttttGGTGTTGAACTTACTGTAGACAACATAATTGCACAGTATTTTTTTGACAGGTTCCATGTGAATCTTCACACTGCTGGGATTATTGCAGCTAGTTTTGGTTTAGCAAACTTATTTTCCAGGCCTGGAGGAGGGATGTTGTCTGATATCATGGCGAAAAGGTTTGGTATGAGGGGAAGGCTTTGGACACTATGGATTGTGCAGACTTTAGGAGGCTTGTTATGTGTTCTTTTAGGGAAAGTAGAATCTTTAAGCGGTTCTATTGTTGTGATGCTTGTGTTTTCTGTGTTTTGCCAAGCTGCCTGTGGACTTACTTTCGGGGTCGTTCCATTTGTTTCAAGAAG ATCATTGGGCATAATTTCGGGGATGACAGGAGGAGGTGGAAACTTTGGAGCAGTACTGACTCAAGTAATTTTCTTTAGAGGAACAAGATATTCGACAGAAACAGGGATTACATACATGGGTATCATGATTATATGTTGCACCCTCCCCATTTTGTTTATATACTTCCCACAATGGGGTGGAATGTTTTATGGCCCCTCATCTAAAGGCTCGACAGAGGAAGATTACTACATGAAAGAGTGGAGTTTAAATGAAAAAGAGAATGGCTTTCACCAGGCAAGCATGAAATTTGCTGGTAACAGTACAAGTGAAAGAGGTAAAAAAGTGGAATCTGCACCAACACCTATAGATGGACCTCCAAATATAGTTGTTTGA
- the LOC132641115 gene encoding high affinity nitrate transporter 2.5 isoform X2, with amino-acid sequence MGTACDLFGPRLASSALILLTAPAVFLTAIANSAISFVLVRFFTGFSLATFVSTQFWMSSMFSAKVVGTANGVAGGWGNFGGGATQLIMPLVFSLIHRIGATQFTAWRITFFIPALFQALSAYAVFFLGQDMPDGNYAKLHKSGEKHKDNMSDVLYHAVTNYRAWILTLTYGYCFGVELTVDNIIAQYFFDRFHVNLHTAGIIAASFGLANLFSRPGGGMLSDIMAKRFGMRGRLWTLWIVQTLGGLLCVLLGKVESLSGSIVVMLVFSVFCQAACGLTFGVVPFVSRRSLGIISGMTGGGGNFGAVLTQVIFFRGTRYSTETGITYMGIMIICCTLPILFIYFPQWGGMFYGPSSKGSTEEDYYMKEWSLNEKENGFHQASMKFAGNSTSERGKKVESAPTPIDGPPNIVV; translated from the exons ATGGGAACAGCTTGTGACTTGTTTGGTCCAAGACTTGCTTCATCTGCACTTATTCTTTTAACTGCACCAGCTGTTTTCTTAACTGCAATCGCCAACTCAGCGATTTCATTCGTTTTAGTTCGTTTCTTCACGGGGTTTTCGTTAGCCACTTTTGTTTCAACTCAATTCTGGATGAGCTCGATGTTCTCTGCTAAGGTCGTTGGCACGGCTAATGGTGTTGCTGGAGGCTGGGGAAATTTTGGTGGTGGTGCTACACAGCTAATTATGCCTTTGGTTTTTTCGCTAATACATAGAATTGGTGCTACGCAGTTTACTGCTTGGAGAATTACGTTTTTTATACCTGCCCTGTTTCAGGCTTTATCAGCTTATGCTGTTTTCTTTTTAGGCCAAGATATGCCTGATGGGAATTACGCAAAACTACATAAATCTGGCGAAAAGCATAAAGATAATATGTCAGATGTTTTATATCATGCGGTTACGAATTATAGAGCGTGGATCTTGACAttgacttatggctattgttttGGTGTTGAACTTACTGTAGACAACATAATTGCACAGTATTTTTTTGACAGGTTCCATGTGAATCTTCACACTGCTGGGATTATTGCAGCTAGTTTTGGTTTAGCAAACTTATTTTCCAGGCCTGGAGGAGGGATGTTGTCTGATATCATGGCGAAAAGGTTTGGTATGAGGGGAAGGCTTTGGACACTATGGATTGTGCAGACTTTAGGAGGCTTGTTATGTGTTCTTTTAGGGAAAGTAGAATCTTTAAGCGGTTCTATTGTTGTGATGCTTGTGTTTTCTGTGTTTTGCCAAGCTGCCTGTGGACTTACTTTCGGGGTCGTTCCATTTGTTTCAAGAAG ATCATTGGGCATAATTTCGGGGATGACAGGAGGAGGTGGAAACTTTGGAGCAGTACTGACTCAAGTAATTTTCTTTAGAGGAACAAGATATTCGACAGAAACAGGGATTACATACATGGGTATCATGATTATATGTTGCACCCTCCCCATTTTGTTTATATACTTCCCACAATGGGGTGGAATGTTTTATGGCCCCTCATCTAAAGGCTCGACAGAGGAAGATTACTACATGAAAGAGTGGAGTTTAAATGAAAAAGAGAATGGCTTTCACCAGGCAAGCATGAAATTTGCTGGTAACAGTACAAGTGAAAGAGGTAAAAAAGTGGAATCTGCACCAACACCTATAGATGGACCTCCAAATATAGTTGTTTGA